The region ATCAGCCAACGCAGCGGACACTTGGCCAGGATGTCCACAGTGGATGGCGATACCCGGACCGGATCGTCGCCGGTCACCAGCGGCGCCGAACTGGAGCTCTCCGGTAGGCCGTACCACGTGTCCGGGCTGGCGCCGGGCACCCCGGCCGCGGCCAGCCGCGCGAGCTGCGCCGCCGCCCGCTCCCGCCGCCTCGGCTCCGTCTCCGCGTCGCACACCACCCGGCGCAGCTCGCCGACCAGGTCGGCAAGCGTCAGCCCACGCTCCGGGCGGGCGATCGGCCGCTCCAGCGCATCCGGGTCGCTGACCACGCCCTCCAACTCGTCCAGGAACCGAGACGGCTGCTCGTCCTCGCCGCGGACCGCGCTGACCAGCAGACTCCGCCGGGCCCGGCTCGCCGCGACCAAGAGCAGCCGCCGTTCCTCGGCCAGCAGCGGCGCGGTGGCCGACACCCGCTCGGCGTCCACTCCGGACAGCACGTCGACCAGCCGCTCCACGCCGAGCAGCGACCCGCGCAGCCTGAGGTCGGGCCAAACACCCTCCTGCACCCCGGGAATCGCCACGACCTCCCACTCCTGACCGCTCGCGGCATGCGCGGTCAGCACCGACACCGCGTTGTCCCGAGGCGCGGTCGGCGCCAGCGAACTGCCCGCGATCTGCTGGCTGGTCAGGTAATCCGCGAAACCGGCGACGTCCGCGCCCGGCAACCGGTCGACGTATTGGGCGGCCGCGTCGAACAGCGAAACCACGGCATCGAGATCGCGATCGGCCTGCGCCCCGGCCACATCGTGCCGCTCGGCCTGCGCCACCCAGCGCTTTTCCAGACCACTGGCCTTCCACACCCGCCACAGGGTTTCCTCGACGGTGTGCCCAGCGGCGACGGAGTCGGCCGCGCCGCGCAGCAGCCGCGCGAGACGGCGCGCGGGCTCGGCGGCGGAATCTTCGAGCGCTGCGAGGCGGTCGTCGTCGCGCAGCACCTCGACCAGCAGCTCACCACTGGCCCGGCTGCCGCCCGCGGCGAGTTCCAGGCGACGGAGCCCTCGGCGGAGCCGCCGCAGCGCGAGTGGGTCGGCGCCGCCGAGCGGCGAGGCGAGCAGCTCAGCCGCAGCGTCCGCGTCAAGCGCTTGCGGGCGCGCGGCGCAGCGTAGCAGCGTCAACAGTGGACGGACCGCATTGCGCTGCGCCAGCGGCAGATCGTCGACCGGCAGCGCGATCGGCACGCCAGCAGCCAGCAAAGCCCGGCGCAGCACCGGAAGCGACAGTCCCGTCGACCGCACCACGACGGCCATGTCCGGCCAGGCGACCTCGTCGAGAAGGTGGGCCCGGCGGAGCTGATCGGCCACCCATGCGGCTTCTTGCGCCTCGGTCGCCAGCAGCCGCACCTGGACCGACCCACGACGCCCGTTCTCGGGCTCGACCAACTCGCGCTGCGGACCCGACCCGGGCAGCCGCGCTGCCAGGCGCTGCACCGCTTCCCGGATCGCCTTCGACATCCGGTGGTCGACGGTGAGCACCTCGGTGTTCGCGCCGTCGGGGTCGGCGTCCAGCAGGCATCGCGGGTCGGCGCCGCGAAAGGAGTACACCGCCTGATCCGGGTCGCCGGCCAGCACGAACTCGGTGGCCGTGTCGCCGAGCCGCCGGACCAGCCAGTACTGCTGCGGGTCCAGGTGCTGCGCGTCATCCACGAACACGTAGCGCACGCGTTCCTGCTCGGCTGCCAGCAGCCTCGGATCCGTATCGAACGCCAGCAGCGCCGAGCCGACCAGTTCCGCGGCGTCCAGCGCCGGGGCCTGCGCCCCGCCGGCTCCGCGCAGCAACGTGACCTGCTCGTACTGCCGGGCGAACCGGCCTGCCGCGATCCACTCCGGACGGTCGTGCCGCCGCCCCAGGGCGACCAGTCGCTCGGGCCCCACACCACGTTCGGCGGCCCGCAGAAGCAGATCGCGCAATTCCTCGGCGAAGCCGGGCACGGTCAACGCCGGGCGCAGCGTTTCCGGCCAGTCCC is a window of Saccharopolyspora phatthalungensis DNA encoding:
- a CDS encoding ATP-dependent helicase, encoding MPSPTAPVLVRRAEPARRPRIWDAAGQRALAHRDGLLRLLGGPGTGKSTLIAQLAADRIRNQGVSPENVLVLTASRRAAAWMRTEITRLLTDRSEELRTAPEPLVRTVHSYAFAVLRLQAVRDQLPSPQLLNGPDQDALVRDLLAGDVETGARDWPETLRPALTVPGFAEELRDLLLRAAERGVGPERLVALGRRHDRPEWIAAGRFARQYEQVTLLRGAGGAQAPALDAAELVGSALLAFDTDPRLLAAEQERVRYVFVDDAQHLDPQQYWLVRRLGDTATEFVLAGDPDQAVYSFRGADPRCLLDADPDGANTEVLTVDHRMSKAIREAVQRLAARLPGSGPQRELVEPENGRRGSVQVRLLATEAQEAAWVADQLRRAHLLDEVAWPDMAVVVRSTGLSLPVLRRALLAAGVPIALPVDDLPLAQRNAVRPLLTLLRCAARPQALDADAAAELLASPLGGADPLALRRLRRGLRRLELAAGGSRASGELLVEVLRDDDRLAALEDSAAEPARRLARLLRGAADSVAAGHTVEETLWRVWKASGLEKRWVAQAERHDVAGAQADRDLDAVVSLFDAAAQYVDRLPGADVAGFADYLTSQQIAGSSLAPTAPRDNAVSVLTAHAASGQEWEVVAIPGVQEGVWPDLRLRGSLLGVERLVDVLSGVDAERVSATAPLLAEERRLLLVAASRARRSLLVSAVRGEDEQPSRFLDELEGVVSDPDALERPIARPERGLTLADLVGELRRVVCDAETEPRRRERAAAQLARLAAAGVPGASPDTWYGLPESSSSAPLVTGDDPVRVSPSTVDILAKCPLRWLIERHGGQDTAELASVTGTLVHALVQAAADGADTAQLHKALDDAWKSVDAGAPWFSRKERKRVEHMLDAFLAWLVQSRAELTQIGVEKDLDVTVPGRPGGPWLRLRGRVDRLEADADGRPVVVDVKTGKTPVSKGDAEEHPQLAVYQLAAALGAFGDGDEPGGARLLYVAKSDRSGAATERAQQALDAERIEVWLDVVHTAAASSLGPAYVASENTDCPRCPARICCPVHPTGRQVAQ